One Anopheles marshallii chromosome 3, idAnoMarsDA_429_01, whole genome shotgun sequence genomic region harbors:
- the LOC128715204 gene encoding programmed cell death 6-interacting protein, with protein sequence MASFKATLFFALVALVAIVSAIPAPQQPAAVRQPIEPRPAAAADAADELEAGADDKDLKGASSFGYGYYGYPGYAGYGGYAYPGYAYSYGWGRYPYYRYGGLYGGYWY encoded by the exons ATGGCATCGTTCAAAGct ACCCTGTTCTTCGCCCTCGTCGCCCTCGTTGCGATCGTGTCGGCCATCCCTGCTCCGCAACAACCGGCTGCAGTCCGGCAACCGATCGAGCCCCGACCAGCGGCCGCAGCCGATGCAGCGGACGAACTGGAGGCCGGTGCCGACGATAAGGATCTGAAGGGTGCTTCCTCGTTCGGCTACGGTTACTACGGCTACCCGGGATACGCGGGATACGGTGGATATGCGTACCCTGGATACGCTTACAGCTATGGATGGGGTC GCTACCCGTACTACCGTTACGGAGGACTGTACGGAGGCTACTGGTACTAA